The stretch of DNA AAAATTTTtgataaactaaaattttcaaTGGAAACGTTGCGTGCTttagaaatagataaaaattagCATGTTTAAATTATTATATATTTATTAATATCATATTTGGATTTAATACTAACATTGGATAATGCTCAGCTCATGAGCCAAACAATCCGACTCAAACTTTTCGAACAAACCAAGCCAAACTCGAATTTCAGCTCATTAGCCTTAACGAGCCAAGCAGAGCTAGCTCGTTATCAAACGAGCCAAGGCACACAAATTGACTTTAAACAGAATTAAAATGTACACATTTTAGACTAGAGAAAAACCACAAAACAGATGCTATTGAGAATCCTAGAAACCTAGGGGCCTCCTCTAGGGGCTATTTGGAAGGACTTCTCCTAAAATAACTTCACCAGTGAAGTCAAAACCAGTGAAATCAAAAAATATGACTTAATCAGGTTTCTAGTTCATTTTTACCTCAGCTTACAAAATGATTTCACGCTATAGTGCTCGATTTGTGAAAACAGGAGAAGCTGAAGCTGGTAAAAACCCTCCCAAACGAAACCTAGTTTGTCTGGGTAGCAGTGACATCCCGTCTTGTGCTGCGCTGCAACAAAGGCAAACCGACGTTGCCAGGGAAAAAAAGGTTTAGCTCATACAGAGGTCTTGTTTGAGACCGCCTCTGCTTTGTTGTTTCCCAAAAGCAGCAGTAGGACGGCAGGCAGGTACCCAGTGTTTTGCGACAAAGCAGCTCTCCTAAAAGCCTGCTATGGGATGTCAAGCGCTTGTCTGAATAACTGTAACCACTGAACTAATACAAGCAACAAAGCTGTACAAAAGGTGAAAAAACACTGACCAAGACATCAGGTGATCTTCTCGAGCACTTGGTATCCCGAGCCTAATCCAAGGGAGATTCCATCTTCTCACAATCACTGACTAGCGATTACCGGAGAGGTGCTCGCGGTTCATAGACCACATTTATCAACAGAACCTGCTTCATGCAGCCCATGGTGGCGGCTCAAGCAGTCTTGAGTCAGGGCTCCTACAGCACATGGCTGCTGTGATCTCCACCTGTGCCGCAGCCACCATCAGTCACGCCATTAGGGACGCTCGCCCTGTTAGTGTTGGCTGCATTAGAGTATGGAGAGTAGGATGAAGCAGCGATGCCGTTGCTGCTTCTGGTCCGCCCAGCTGTACTGCTTCTTGTAATTTTCGTTCGAGCTTTCCGCCCCTGAAATACCAACGAACACAGGCATGTTGTAATTTTTCCTGAAGTGACAGATATTAAGTTTGCTTTGTTTATGCAAGACTAGTTCCAACCATAAAATAGGTGGAGACAACACATAATGATATGACGAAAATAAAATCATAAACACTATAAGAATGATGCATCTACATGAAGCTATCTCCAACTAGCAAACTAGATTAAATCAAGCTCCGAAAACATAAAGGGTTagatagaaaaaaaaaacagaatgTTTTAGTCCATCCCCAATTGTACAGAAAGGGGAAAGGAATGATCCTAACAACTGGAACCCAGTTAAGATAAACAGCTTCCAAAAGTTAATTAAAAAAAACAGTCATTCATTTATCGGGTGGGGCAGGAAAGGTAAAGTTCCCATCAATGGTTGAGAACTAGTTGCATGTTAGGATTGATCCATGAGCCCCTTTCAAAAGCTAGTAAGCGCATCATCCCTCAAACCTATTATTGAGATCTAAGagaggatttttttttttttgagatgcCGATGATATCAAGTTTTGTATGGATTTTTTTTAAGACCTCATCCTTACAGCTGAAGCATGCTAGAAGTTTTCATGTCAGCATAAAAATATGGTAAAAATTACCATGAAAATTCATATTAGACCCTTCAACATGCTATAAAGAATGCAAATTTACCTATGAAGTGTAAAGAAACTACAAGCAAATTCATACCAAATGCTTCATAAATTTACGTCACCCCATTCCAATATCATGAGTTCAATCAGCCTAACATGATTTAACATGTGCTTCGATTGCTTTAGACATTGTCATGACATACTATATATTTGCACTAAAAGTCAAGCACAAGTCCATAATCATTTTGCATCAGCAGGAAAAAAACTATAATGAAGCCTGAACTAACATGAATAAAATTGAATCAGGTGCCCAAACTTAAATCACTGACAATGATCATAATTTTGTTTCAGCACAAAAACTTATTAATTGAAACAAATTGCTTAACCAGAAGCCAATCTATGTAATAGGTGTGGGGTCATCacatttttttcttctcttgAGTGAGAAACATCCCTGTTCCTTTCCAATTAACTTTTTCGTTAAATCCAACCCTTTCATACCATTTTTGTTTCTTCCATCAGCCAAAAAAGTAAACTGACTGAAAGTTCGCTAGTTGCAGCATTGCTTGTGCCATCTCACCATACTTTTGGAGTCAGCAACCCAGTCAATGCCAATGTAGGCACATGCCTTTCAAAAGCCAAGGTTATATTTTCAGCATAACTACCTAAAAGTAGCAGCTGAACCAACATCTGTGAGATAGAAATGCTTCCTGGAAGGGTAGGCCTAACGCAGTTTTGGGTTCTTGGTTAGTAAGAATACTAAGATTGATGGTTGATAATAATTGGCATGCAAAAATAGTCGTACAGAAGGATTGCCTGTTTCTTTACAGAAATTTAGGAACAATAATAGAGTTCCAAAATATTTTAGGAGGATTCTACAAATGAGGCCACAACCTGACCGTGATCTGCTGGAAAAAATATGATGTGGCCATAGCATTTCTTACATCGGGGCTAGTGATTTGTCCTACATGGCATAAATGAGAGTTTGTAATGATGATTCTGCAGAGACTAAATACCGCTCTCTTCATTCCTAATAGAAGTCACTTTAGAACTGGTGCAGCCAAACCTTAAAATCTTTGGCTAACAATATACATATATTTGTTGAATTTAACACATTAAAATCTTTGGCTAACAATACACATATATTTGTCGAATTTAACACATGGTAATGATTTTAGTAGATTCATTATGAAACACCATTACTTTTTAGCAAATTTTCACTAGGAATATATTTACTAAAAGTATGAGTTGGAGACTGTAACTGTCTTACATGAAAAGTAAAAATAGGTGAGCAACCAATCATTAACCTGTTTAAGTGTAGAAATATTTTCACACTGTTACTTCTTTTTTACTTGAAAAGTAAAAATGTTTAAATAACTTGAAATTAAATGGTTTGTGGTCTTGTAGCAAACAATTTTCATTTAGCTGTGAAGTTAATGCAATGGAAATGGGGAGGGCCTTGgttcaaaaaaaaataaagcTGTGAAGTTAATGCAATGGCAGCTTGCACAACATAGCCATGTCCACAAAAACAGTATACTACAGCTATCCATAGAAGCAACCACATTGGCATAATACTAGAAAGAAGGTGGATGAACTTTCAGATAGGCTCGAAACCTCAAGTCAACTCTGGGTTTGCAGTTAGAATGAACAAGAACAATACAGAGCTCAGAGGGTTGAACTAAACCGATTTTGTTTAGTCAAGGGCCCAATGTAAACATTTTAGTAGTTTGGGGGTTGAACCTCCTATATAGGTTAATCGAAGGGCTTCATCAGTACACCTATTATTTCACTTATCTCCGTGCCATTCTTTTTTTTGGAACAGCTGCAAAGCCGAACTGACTGGCTTTTTTCTATCCTTTCGACAATGATGTCTCAAAGGCGAAAAGCAATTCCAGTGACCACCCGCATCAATCATCCCCACAAATCTTAAGGGGTTTAAGAGCCTTTGTTCTGCCAACAACGAAAACCCATGGAACAGCAAAGCAACTGTTGTCACCCaaattaattgctaatctcAAATCCATTATGGAACCAAAAAACTAGACATACTGTCGTCACTTATATCAGCATAACCACGCACCACAGAGCAGAAGCAGCACAATCCATTTAATTCCATGAGAAATTCAACCGGTTCTTCTTTCAGTCTCAGTTCGACGGCCTAAGGACTAATTTAAATGAACACTAGGAGCAAAATGGACTTATTGAAAGTATGACCAGTAAGGCAGTAACTAAATGAGAAGTAAAAGTAGGTGAGCAACCAGTCATTAATCTGTTTAAGTGTAGAAATAATTTCACATTATTACTTTTTTTACTTGAAAGGTAAAAGTGCCCAATTGAAATAGCTTGAAATTAAATGTAGAGGTCAAGTAGTAAATGATTTTCTTTTAGCCGTGCAGTTAATTCAATGGCAGTTTGCACAACATAGCTATTTCCACAAGAACAGTATAGTACAGCTATCCATAGAAGCAACTAATTACTTAGCCACATTGTTGACTGGCATGACACTAGAAAGTAGGTGCATGACCTTACGGATAAGCTCGAGACCTCGAGTCAACTCTAGGTTTACATTTAGAATGAACAGGAAGAATAAAGAGTTCAGTGGGCTGAACTAAATCGATTTTGTTTAGTCAAGAGGCCAATGTAACAATTTAGCAGTTTAGGGGGTTTTTTTTTTATCCTTTTGGCAATGATATCTCAGCTCACAGGCCAAAAGCAATTCCAGTGACCACCTACAGCAATCATCCCCATGATCTTAAGGGTTTTAAAAGCCTTTGTTCTGCCAACAACAAAAACCCATTGAACAGCAAATCTATTGTCCTCACCCAAATTAATTAATAATCCCATGTCCATTATTGTGGAACCGAAGTAGACATAGGGcctgtttggtagagctccaactgATCCTGATTCTCTATGGGAGCTGATTCTCTAAGAGAAGTGATTCTATGACTGAAGTTGATTCTCTATAATTCTCTAGCATAAACTCTTAAAAtcaggatggagaatcacttcacagaatTAGGAGAAGCTATTTTTTTCAGCTCCCAGCCTCTTAATTCATTTCAGAGAATCACTCCACAAaatcagcagagaatcacttctctctgaaaaactgtttggcagagctcttgctggattcagcagagaatcagctcTGGAAGCTCTGCCAAACGCGCCCATACTGTCATCACTCATATCAGCACAACCACATGAAGAGCAGCGGCAACCCAATCCATTGAATTTCATGAAAAATTCAATTCAGCCCTCCTCCCCCATCTCAGTTCGACGGCCTAAGCACTAATTGGAACAAATGCTAGGAGCAAGATTGACTAGATATCAGGTAATCGAGATCCAAAGGGACCGGTAACGGTGGAAGGATCGATTTACCTTGCCCATGCACTTCTCGAGGTGCGGGGCGAAGCGGCCGGCGACGACGGGGCGGCCGCAGTTCATGCACTCGATGAcgtcggcggcgatggcggggTGGGTCTGGCCGAACACATCGACCCCGCCCTTgctcccgcccccgcccccgccctcCTCTgcgggcccgccgccgccggggtggtggtggtcgcccccggcggccgcgcgcgcggcccAGACGcggagctcctcctcctcggcaTCGACGCTGCGGTCCAGGCCGAGGCGCGCGATGCGGTGGCACTCCGACGCGACGTCCGCCACCGCGCAGTCGAGGAGCTCCTCGAAGCAGCTGAGCGCCAGCTGCCGGCGCGCGAGGTTGCCCGATCAGGTCGCGGATCCGGAGAGATTCGGAGTGAGatcgaggggggggggggggcgtacCTGGGATCGAGGGCTCAGGGGAGCGTCGTTGGAGGACGACATTGCTGCTGCCTGCCTTTGGGCATTCCTGCCGGTTTGTAACGCTCGTGTATAGGTGGGAGGGGGTTTTCCCCTTTGCTCCCAGGTCCGTCTGAACCATGTTCTTCGTAGTAGGCCGGGCACAGTACAACTATGATTCTGCTgatgtagaaaagaaaagtgtgAAATCTCTGAAATTTTCTTTGATTTAATTTAACCAGAAAAGTGTATCCTAAATGCATGCAAAAATTACTCCATTTGAGAGACAGTGGGATCACACACATGCGAAA from Panicum hallii strain FIL2 chromosome 3, PHallii_v3.1, whole genome shotgun sequence encodes:
- the LOC112887550 gene encoding SAGA-associated factor 11 homolog, translating into MSSSNDAPLSPRSQLALSCFEELLDCAVADVASECHRIARLGLDRSVDAEEEELRVWAARAAAGGDHHHPGGGGPAEEGGGGGGSKGGVDVFGQTHPAIAADVIECMNCGRPVVAGRFAPHLEKCMGKGRKARTKITRSSTAGRTRSSNGIAASSYSPYSNAANTNRASVPNGVTDGGCGTGGDHSSHVL